The DNA sequence gGAAACATCCAGTACCAGCTAGGGTCAAGGCCGTGTCCCcgtcaatttcaagttttaattaACATGTTAAAAATACGGCATCGCTTAAGCAGTTCTAAACACTACTAAAAGTGAATCGTATAAGACAGCAAAAAAATGAGAGCATATCACAAATACTATTTGGCACGTCGGCTGCTAATTGGAGGGAAAATGACATTAAATTGTGAGAAAAATAACAATGAGAGGATTGCTTAATTGTGGATTTTACTGAGTTAaagttcaaagaaaaataataattaatggagAGATGATTGTTTGTGAGGGGAGAGCgcaattatcattaaaaaattttattgcaaaacacaaaataaattcattttcagaaaaatcaaaataaagcaCGTTTTGGGTCTTGGGGCTTCAATTAAGTGATGGTTTCAAAACTCACTCCTGatcaccaagaaaaaaaaatattaaaagaaggaaagaaaggaaaaagacaaGATCTAGCTAGTGGCATGTTTTAAAGTGGACCAAAAGTTACTGGAGCGCCCATCAGAACACGACCATACCATGTGCCTATAAATGGTTCATGAATTCTAGCCAAACACTTCAAATCGCATAGATAATCTTGGatataaaggaaagaaaaaaaaaatgtatagtcACCTGAATTTGATCGCCAATATTGACGATAAAAGCGTGACGAGCCGGTTTGACAGTAATCCAATCATTTTCTCTCCGGACTTGAAGACCGGGGACTTGGTCATCTGGAAGGAGCAGTGTCATGCCACCTGGGTCCGAATGGGATGACAAACCAAGGGTCAGGTCAGGCTGTGGACACTTTGGATAAAAGTTCACCCTCAGACAGGCCCCAATGTTTTGGCCGCCAAATGCGTTTTGAAGAACATCCTCTTCCAATCCAAGGTTTAAAGACAAGAGTTTCATTAACCTCCCGCATAGGTTCACTACCTCTTTCCCATACTCATCGATCACTTCCCTAAATTAAGTTGCAAAACCCATTCCTTCAAGTCAATTTACTTGAATATACAAGTAAACAGAGtatcatattatatagttaatacatATCATGCTAAACTAACTGGCGGCCTATTAAGATATGGAACGGTGAGTACCATAGGtgaccattatatatatagcatatgcCATATTGCATGATATATGAAACCAAAGAATAAGCAATTGggaaaaatcattattaatataggaagaattttaatgaaaagaagaaaaaacgtGTTTTTAATATGGCTGAACAACCTGCAATCAGCCGGGAGGGCAGGCCATTTGTTGTAGTCCTTCAACGACAATGGAAGGTagtgaagaaaataataatcacTCCAATCAAGAATGGCACCTTTTTCGACCCCTAGCCGGCTACCATAACCTTCATAAGTTTTTGGGGAGTTAGCATAAGGTTGCTTCATCTCCAGGGGAAGGTGAAAGAACTCGCGCCAAACCTCCCGTGCACGGTCCATGAGTTGGGGACGGATTCCATGGTTGAGAATCTGGAAGAAACCCCACTCTCGGCAAGCTTCAGATATTTGACCAATTATGGTGTTACGAAGATTATCATCGTCTCCATATAAGCCTTGAAGATCGATGATTGGGATGTTAACATCGTCGCGAGGCGCATCAgttgtagtagtagtagtagtagtactgttaATTGTTGGCCTTTCAAGTGGCGGCTTGATGTATCGGTCAGGAATCACTGCCACTTCACTTTCGGATAAGGATTGGACGCGAACTATGGGCTCGGGCCAATCTACTGTGCTATTCATGATGTTAATTAAACAAGTATAGAGCCTATATATAAGCTTGGTTTGGCTTCCAAGCTCGATCCTACACAtacatatattgatatatatatgcttaaacaaaacaaaac is a window from the Juglans regia cultivar Chandler chromosome 7, Walnut 2.0, whole genome shotgun sequence genome containing:
- the LOC108991941 gene encoding probable 2-oxoglutarate-dependent dioxygenase At5g05600; this translates as MCRIELGSQTKLIYRLYTCLINIMNSTVDWPEPIVRVQSLSESEVAVIPDRYIKPPLERPTINSTTTTTTTTDAPRDDVNIPIIDLQGLYGDDDNLRNTIIGQISEACREWGFFQILNHGIRPQLMDRAREVWREFFHLPLEMKQPYANSPKTYEGYGSRLGVEKGAILDWSDYYFLHYLPLSLKDYNKWPALPADCREVIDEYGKEVVNLCGRLMKLLSLNLGLEEDVLQNAFGGQNIGACLRVNFYPKCPQPDLTLGLSSHSDPGGMTLLLPDDQVPGLQVRRENDWITVKPARHAFIVNIGDQIQVLSNAIYKSVEHRVIVNSGQERVSLAFFYNPKSDIPIEPAKELVAQDRPALYPPMTFDEYRLFIRLRGPRGKSQVESLRSQNTHKFCSCK